Proteins encoded in a region of the Streptomyces sp. NBC_01471 genome:
- a CDS encoding YggS family pyridoxal phosphate-dependent enzyme codes for MTDRKRELTANLARVEERIASACASAGRERDEVTLIVVTKTYPASDVRLLSELGVRQVAENRDQDAAPKAAECADLTLSWHFVGQLQTNKVRSVASYADVVQSVDRAKLVTSLSAAAVRADRELGCLVQVALDAEAGGRGERGGVAPDGVGELADAVAAAPGLRLDGLMTVAPLAGPYAGRQQAAFERLMEISSGLRVTHPAANMVSAGMSADLEEAVKAGATHVRVGTAVLGVRPPLG; via the coding sequence ATGACGGACCGTAAGCGCGAACTCACCGCAAACCTGGCCCGCGTCGAGGAACGGATCGCCTCCGCCTGCGCGTCCGCCGGCCGCGAGCGGGACGAGGTGACCCTGATCGTGGTCACCAAGACGTATCCCGCGAGCGATGTGCGACTTCTCTCGGAACTCGGCGTACGGCAGGTCGCGGAGAACCGCGACCAGGACGCGGCACCCAAGGCCGCTGAATGTGCGGATCTGACACTCTCCTGGCACTTTGTCGGTCAACTCCAGACCAACAAGGTCCGTTCTGTGGCGAGTTATGCCGATGTCGTGCAGTCGGTGGACCGGGCCAAACTTGTTACATCTCTCTCAGCCGCCGCCGTCCGGGCGGACCGTGAACTGGGGTGCCTGGTCCAGGTCGCACTCGACGCGGAGGCCGGCGGGCGCGGGGAGCGCGGGGGCGTCGCGCCCGACGGAGTCGGCGAGTTGGCCGATGCGGTGGCCGCCGCGCCAGGGCTCCGGCTCGACGGGTTGATGACCGTCGCACCACTGGCCGGACCCTATGCGGGACGGCAACAAGCGGCATTCGAGCGGCTGATGGAAATCTCATCCGGCCTGCGCGTGACCCATCCTGCTGCCAACATGGTGTCAGCAGGGATGAGTGCGGATCTCGAAGAGGCGGTGAAGGCGGGTGCGACACATGTCCGCGTCGGCACTGCGGTACTCGGCGTCCGTCCCCCGCTCGGGTAA
- the murG gene encoding undecaprenyldiphospho-muramoylpentapeptide beta-N-acetylglucosaminyltransferase, which produces MHVVLAGGGTAGHIEPALALADALRRQDPAVGITALGTERGLETRLVPERGYELGLIPAVPLPRRPTPELITVPGRLRGTIKAAEQILERTRADCVVGFGGYVALPGYLAAKRLGVPIIVHEANARPGLANKIGSRYAAAVAVSTPDSKLRGARYIGIPLRRTIAVLDRARVRPEARAAFGLDPNLPTLLVSGGSQGARRLNEVVQQVAPVLQRSGIQILHVVGPKNELPRVDNMPGMPPYLPVPYVDRMDLAYAAADMMLCRAGAMTVAELSAVGLPAAYVPLPIGNGEQRLNAQPVVNAGGGLLVDDAQLTPEWVQGNVLPVLADPHRLFEMSRAAAEFGRRDADDLLVGMVYEAIAARRQA; this is translated from the coding sequence GTGCATGTCGTACTCGCCGGCGGGGGGACCGCCGGCCACATCGAGCCGGCGCTCGCCCTTGCGGATGCCCTGCGCAGGCAGGACCCGGCCGTGGGCATCACGGCCCTCGGCACGGAGCGCGGACTCGAAACCCGCCTCGTGCCCGAACGGGGCTACGAGTTGGGGCTGATCCCCGCCGTACCGCTGCCCCGCAGGCCCACCCCCGAACTGATCACCGTTCCCGGGCGGCTGCGCGGGACGATCAAGGCCGCCGAGCAGATCCTGGAGCGGACCAGGGCCGACTGCGTCGTCGGCTTCGGCGGCTACGTGGCGCTGCCCGGCTACCTCGCGGCCAAGCGGCTCGGGGTGCCGATCATCGTGCACGAGGCCAACGCCAGGCCGGGGCTCGCCAACAAGATCGGCTCCCGGTACGCGGCCGCCGTGGCCGTCTCCACCCCGGACAGCAAGCTCCGCGGGGCCCGCTACATCGGCATCCCGCTGCGCCGCACCATCGCCGTCCTCGACCGGGCCAGGGTCCGTCCCGAGGCGCGTGCCGCCTTCGGTCTCGACCCCAATCTGCCGACGCTGCTGGTCTCCGGCGGCTCCCAGGGGGCCCGCCGCCTCAACGAGGTGGTCCAGCAGGTCGCCCCGGTGCTCCAGCGCTCCGGGATCCAGATCCTGCACGTGGTCGGCCCGAAGAACGAACTGCCGCGTGTCGACAACATGCCCGGAATGCCGCCCTACCTCCCGGTACCGTACGTGGACCGGATGGACCTCGCGTACGCCGCGGCCGACATGATGCTCTGCCGCGCGGGCGCGATGACCGTGGCCGAACTCTCCGCCGTCGGGCTGCCCGCCGCCTATGTGCCGTTGCCGATCGGCAACGGTGAACAGCGGCTCAACGCCCAGCCGGTGGTCAACGCGGGCGGTGGCCTGCTGGTGGACGACGCCCAGCTGACCCCCGAGTGGGTGCAGGGCAACGTCCTGCCGGTACTCGCCGATCCGCACCGGCTGTTCGAGATGTCCCGCGCAGCCGCCGAGTTCGGCCGCCGGGACGCCGACGACCTGCTCGTCGGCATGGTGTACGAGGCGATTGCGGCGCGCCGCCAGGCGTGA
- a CDS encoding YggT family protein, which yields MGIALDVVYIALMCFLIVLIFRLVMDYVFQFARSWQPGKAMVVVLEATYTVTDPPLKLLRRFIPPLRLGGVALDLSFFVLMIIVYILINIVSQV from the coding sequence ATGGGCATCGCATTGGATGTGGTCTACATCGCGCTGATGTGTTTCCTCATCGTGTTGATCTTCCGGCTTGTCATGGACTACGTCTTCCAGTTCGCCCGTTCATGGCAACCTGGCAAGGCGATGGTGGTCGTTCTGGAGGCCACTTACACTGTCACCGATCCACCGCTCAAGCTTCTGCGGCGGTTCATTCCGCCGCTGCGTCTCGGGGGCGTGGCACTCGACCTGTCCTTCTTCGTTCTGATGATCATCGTCTACATCCTGATCAACATTGTGAGCCAGGTGTGA
- a CDS encoding cell division protein SepF, with amino-acid sequence MAGAMRKMAVYLGLVEDDGYDGPGFDPDDEFEPEPEPERDRRRHQPPHQLHQSQQDEPVRMVQPPAQREPVALPAESGRPARIAPVASITPERPSMEKNAPVIMPKVVSEREPYRITTLHPRTYNEARTIGEHFREGTPVIMNLTEMDDTDAKRLVDFAAGLVFGLHGSIERVTQKVFLLSPANVDVTAEDKARIAEGGFFNQS; translated from the coding sequence ATGGCCGGCGCGATGCGCAAGATGGCGGTCTACCTCGGCCTCGTGGAGGACGATGGGTACGACGGCCCGGGGTTCGACCCCGACGACGAGTTCGAACCCGAGCCCGAGCCCGAGAGGGACCGACGGCGACACCAACCTCCGCATCAGTTGCACCAGTCCCAGCAGGACGAACCGGTGCGAATGGTGCAACCGCCCGCCCAGCGCGAGCCTGTTGCGCTACCGGCGGAAAGCGGACGACCCGCCCGAATCGCCCCCGTGGCGTCCATCACACCTGAACGCCCGAGTATGGAGAAGAACGCCCCGGTGATCATGCCCAAGGTTGTGTCCGAGCGGGAGCCCTACCGCATCACCACGCTGCACCCCCGGACCTACAACGAGGCCCGTACCATCGGGGAACACTTCCGTGAGGGCACTCCGGTGATCATGAATCTGACCGAGATGGATGACACGGACGCGAAGCGACTTGTCGACTTTGCCGCAGGACTTGTCTTCGGTCTGCATGGCAGCATTGAGCGGGTGACGCAGAAGGTGTTCCTGTTGTCGCCTGCTAACGTCGATGTCACGGCGGAGGACAAGGCCCGTATCGCAGAGGGCGGTTTCTTCAACCAGAGCTGA
- a CDS encoding FtsQ-type POTRA domain-containing protein, translating into MAGPTTAQRGERNPAAESGRGRSGRQGKPPGRLRPRGRLLVIVVPAVLLLLLGGVIWALYGSSWLRVEHIRTTGVRVLTPDEVESAAAVPIGDPLISVDTDAMENRLRKKLPRIDSVVVSRSWPHGISLKVTERKPVLLMKSGGKFTEVDAKGVRFATVESAPRRVPVLELTAGQSPSLRRFGADRLRVEAVRVAGELPSAVARDTLFVRVSSYDSISLELTGHRTVAWGSSESGAAKARALIALTKAAPKAAHFDVSAPTAPAASGS; encoded by the coding sequence GTGGCCGGACCGACGACCGCACAGCGCGGTGAGCGCAATCCAGCGGCGGAGTCCGGCCGCGGCCGCTCCGGGCGGCAGGGGAAGCCCCCCGGCCGTCTCCGGCCGCGCGGCAGGCTGCTGGTGATCGTGGTGCCGGCCGTTCTGTTGCTTCTGCTGGGTGGCGTCATCTGGGCGCTCTACGGCTCTTCGTGGCTGCGGGTGGAACATATTCGGACCACGGGGGTGCGGGTTCTGACCCCGGACGAGGTGGAGTCGGCCGCGGCCGTTCCGATCGGCGATCCGTTGATTTCTGTCGATACGGATGCGATGGAGAACCGGCTTCGGAAGAAATTGCCCCGAATCGACTCGGTCGTTGTCTCACGTTCCTGGCCGCACGGCATCAGTCTGAAAGTGACGGAGCGAAAGCCGGTACTGCTCATGAAGTCGGGCGGTAAGTTCACAGAAGTGGACGCGAAGGGCGTGCGTTTCGCCACAGTGGAAAGCGCTCCCCGAAGAGTTCCGGTACTCGAATTGACGGCTGGTCAGTCACCCAGCCTCCGCCGCTTCGGCGCGGACCGGCTGCGGGTCGAGGCGGTCCGGGTGGCCGGAGAACTTCCGTCCGCTGTCGCCCGGGACACCCTGTTCGTCCGGGTCAGTTCATATGACTCCATCTCGTTGGAGCTGACCGGGCACCGCACGGTGGCCTGGGGGAGCAGCGAGTCCGGCGCGGCGAAGGCGCGCGCGCTCATCGCGCTGACGAAAGCCGCTCCCAAGGCGGCGCACTTCGACGTGAGCGCCCCCACTGCCCCTGCGGCGTCGGGGAGTTGA
- a CDS encoding DivIVA domain-containing protein encodes MPLTPEDVRNKQFTTVRLREGYDEDEVDAFLDEVEAELTRLLRENEDLRAKLAAATRAAAQNQQQGMRKPPEQQDGRGGPNAPVPAAISGPPQGQQQPQMGPPQLPGGQPQLPAGPGGHGPGPQGQHGPGPQGQHGPGPQGQHGPGPQGQHGPGPMGQQGPMGGQGQLGPGPMGQQGPMGQGPMGQQGPMGGQGQLAQGPMGGPMGGHGGPPQMQQQGPGGDSAARVLSLAQQTADQAIAEARSEANKIVGEARSRAEGLERDARAKADALERDAQEKHRVAMGSLESARATLERKVEDLRGFEREYRTRLKSYLESQLRQLETQADDSLAPPRTPATASLPPSPSMAPAGAGAMGHTQHGMGGGNQSMGSQPSMGGAPSYGGQQQMSPAMTQPMAPVRPQAPQPMQQAPSPMRGFLIDEDDN; translated from the coding sequence ATGCCGCTGACCCCCGAGGACGTGCGGAACAAACAGTTCACGACCGTCCGCCTCCGAGAAGGCTATGACGAGGACGAGGTCGATGCCTTCCTCGACGAGGTCGAAGCCGAACTGACGCGATTGCTCCGCGAGAACGAGGACCTGCGCGCCAAGCTGGCAGCCGCCACGCGTGCCGCCGCGCAGAATCAGCAGCAGGGCATGCGCAAGCCGCCCGAGCAGCAGGACGGCCGCGGCGGTCCGAACGCTCCGGTGCCCGCCGCCATATCCGGTCCACCGCAGGGCCAGCAGCAGCCGCAGATGGGTCCGCCCCAACTGCCGGGCGGTCAGCCGCAGCTGCCTGCAGGTCCTGGCGGTCACGGCCCCGGTCCCCAGGGCCAGCACGGCCCGGGTCCCCAGGGTCAGCACGGCCCCGGTCCGCAGGGCCAGCACGGTCCGGGTCCGCAGGGTCAGCACGGCCCCGGTCCCATGGGCCAGCAGGGTCCGATGGGTGGCCAGGGCCAGCTCGGCCCGGGTCCCATGGGCCAGCAGGGTCCGATGGGTCAGGGCCCGATGGGCCAGCAGGGTCCGATGGGTGGTCAGGGGCAGCTCGCCCAGGGACCCATGGGCGGTCCGATGGGCGGCCACGGCGGTCCCCCGCAGATGCAGCAGCAGGGCCCCGGCGGAGACAGCGCTGCCCGTGTGCTCTCGCTCGCGCAGCAGACGGCCGACCAGGCGATCGCGGAGGCCCGTTCCGAGGCCAACAAGATCGTCGGCGAGGCGCGGAGCCGTGCCGAGGGTCTGGAGCGGGACGCTCGCGCCAAGGCCGACGCACTGGAGCGGGACGCTCAGGAGAAGCACCGCGTGGCGATGGGCTCCCTGGAGTCCGCCCGCGCGACGCTGGAGCGCAAGGTCGAGGATCTGCGTGGCTTCGAGCGTGAGTACCGGACCAGGCTGAAGTCCTACCTGGAGAGCCAGCTGCGTCAGCTGGAGACCCAGGCGGACGACTCGCTCGCCCCACCGCGGACCCCGGCGACCGCTTCGCTGCCGCCGTCGCCCTCGATGGCTCCGGCCGGCGCGGGCGCTATGGGACACACGCAGCACGGCATGGGCGGTGGCAACCAGTCCATGGGCAGCCAGCCGTCGATGGGCGGCGCTCCGTCGTACGGCGGTCAGCAGCAGATGTCACCGGCGATGACTCAGCCGATGGCGCCGGTGCGGCCGCAGGCTCCGCAGCCGATGCAGCAGGCGCCGTCGCCCATGCGCGGGTTCCTGATCGACGAGGACGACAACTGA
- the murD gene encoding UDP-N-acetylmuramoyl-L-alanine--D-glutamate ligase has product MGVSGLPAARALHGLGAEVTVVNEGADERARAQAAELTALGITVRLGDGATLPDGTELVVTAPGWRPDKPLFQAASEAGVPVWGDVELAWRLRRPGAAPWLAVTGTNGKTTTVLMLASILRAAGLRTEAVGNIGVSLLDAVLGDEDGEKYDVLAVELSSYQLHWAPSLRVHSAAVLNLAPDHLDWHGSMAAYAADKGRVYEGNTVACVYNAADPATEELVRAADVEEGCRAIGFTLGTPGPSQLGVVDGILVDRAFVADRQKQAQELAEVGDVTPPAPHNIANALAAAALARAYGVAPAAVRDGLRAFRPDPHRIEKVADVAGVAYIDDSKATNTHATEASLAAYDPIVWIAGGLAKGASFDELVGGAAKRLRGVVLIGAERALIAEALARHAPEVPVVDLDRTDTGAMSAAVREAARLARPGDTVLLAPACASMDMFANYNKRGEAFADAVRELAAESG; this is encoded by the coding sequence CCCTGCACGGCCTCGGCGCCGAGGTCACCGTCGTCAACGAGGGCGCCGACGAGCGCGCCCGCGCCCAGGCCGCCGAACTCACCGCGCTCGGCATCACGGTGCGCCTCGGCGACGGGGCAACCCTGCCGGACGGTACCGAGCTGGTTGTCACCGCGCCCGGCTGGCGGCCCGACAAGCCGCTCTTCCAGGCGGCGTCCGAGGCGGGCGTACCGGTCTGGGGCGACGTCGAACTCGCCTGGCGGCTGCGGCGTCCGGGCGCCGCGCCCTGGCTCGCGGTCACCGGCACCAACGGCAAGACCACGACCGTACTGATGCTCGCCTCGATCCTGCGCGCCGCCGGGCTGCGCACCGAGGCCGTCGGCAACATCGGCGTCTCGCTCCTGGACGCCGTCCTCGGCGACGAGGACGGCGAGAAGTACGACGTGCTGGCCGTGGAGCTCTCCAGCTACCAGCTGCACTGGGCGCCCAGCCTGCGCGTCCACTCGGCGGCCGTGCTCAACCTGGCCCCCGACCACCTCGACTGGCACGGCTCCATGGCGGCGTACGCGGCCGACAAGGGCCGGGTCTACGAGGGCAACACCGTCGCCTGCGTCTACAACGCCGCGGACCCGGCCACCGAGGAACTGGTCCGTGCCGCGGACGTGGAGGAGGGCTGCCGGGCCATCGGCTTCACCCTCGGTACACCGGGGCCCTCCCAGCTCGGCGTGGTCGACGGGATCCTGGTCGACCGGGCCTTCGTGGCCGACCGCCAGAAGCAGGCCCAGGAGCTGGCCGAGGTCGGCGACGTCACCCCGCCGGCCCCGCACAACATCGCCAACGCCCTCGCGGCGGCCGCGCTGGCCCGCGCGTACGGCGTGGCACCGGCCGCCGTACGGGACGGGCTCCGGGCCTTCCGGCCGGATCCGCACCGCATCGAGAAGGTGGCCGACGTCGCGGGTGTCGCGTACATCGACGACTCCAAGGCCACCAACACCCATGCCACCGAAGCCTCCCTGGCCGCCTACGATCCGATCGTCTGGATCGCGGGCGGCCTCGCCAAGGGCGCGAGCTTCGACGAGCTGGTCGGCGGGGCCGCGAAGCGGCTGCGGGGCGTCGTACTGATCGGCGCCGAGCGGGCGCTCATCGCCGAAGCCCTGGCGCGACACGCCCCGGAAGTACCGGTGGTCGACCTCGACCGGACCGACACTGGGGCCATGTCGGCGGCGGTCCGGGAGGCGGCACGGCTCGCCCGGCCGGGGGACACGGTCCTGCTGGCTCCGGCCTGTGCCTCCATGGACATGTTCGCCAACTACAACAAGCGTGGCGAGGCATTCGCCGACGCGGTACGCGAGTTGGCCGCCGAGAGCGGCTAG
- the ftsZ gene encoding cell division protein FtsZ, which translates to MAAPQNYLAVIKVIGVGGGGVNAINRMIEVGLKGVEFIAINTDAQALLMSDADVKLDVGRELTRGLGAGANPAVGRKAAEDHREEIEEVLKGADMVFVTAGEGGGTGTGGAPVVANIARSLGALTIGVVTRPFTFEGRRRANQAEDGIAELREEVDTLIVIPNDRLLSISDRQVSVLDAFKSADQVLLSGVQGITDLITTPGLINLDFADVKSVMSEAGSALMGIGSARGDDRAVAAAEMAISSPLLEASIDGARGVLLSISGGSDLGLFEINEAAQLVSEAAHPEANIIFGAVIDDALGDEVRVTVIAAGFDGGQPPTRRESAIGSGSAKREEPVPVRATEAPRSLGGLGAVTQREETPVPVETERANEAPAAPVAPPQVPPARPYQDSQAEELDVPDFLK; encoded by the coding sequence GTGGCAGCACCGCAGAACTACCTCGCAGTCATCAAGGTCATCGGTGTCGGCGGCGGTGGTGTCAATGCCATCAACCGAATGATCGAGGTCGGCCTCAAGGGCGTCGAGTTCATCGCGATCAACACCGACGCACAGGCCCTGTTGATGAGCGACGCCGACGTCAAGCTCGACGTCGGCCGTGAACTGACCCGCGGCCTCGGCGCCGGGGCGAACCCGGCAGTCGGGCGCAAGGCGGCAGAGGACCACCGTGAGGAGATCGAGGAGGTCCTCAAGGGGGCCGACATGGTCTTCGTCACCGCAGGAGAAGGCGGCGGCACCGGCACCGGCGGCGCACCCGTCGTCGCCAACATCGCCCGTTCGCTGGGCGCACTCACCATCGGCGTGGTCACCCGTCCCTTCACCTTCGAGGGCCGGCGCCGCGCCAATCAGGCGGAGGACGGCATCGCCGAACTCCGCGAAGAGGTCGACACCCTCATCGTCATCCCCAACGACCGCCTGCTGTCCATCTCGGACCGCCAGGTCAGCGTGCTGGACGCGTTCAAGTCGGCGGACCAGGTCCTGCTGTCGGGTGTCCAGGGCATCACCGATCTGATCACCACACCGGGTCTGATCAACCTCGACTTCGCCGACGTCAAGTCCGTGATGTCCGAGGCCGGATCGGCGCTCATGGGGATCGGCTCGGCACGCGGCGACGACCGCGCGGTGGCCGCTGCCGAGATGGCGATCTCCTCGCCACTGCTCGAAGCGTCCATCGACGGCGCACGCGGGGTGCTGCTCTCGATCTCCGGCGGTTCGGACCTCGGTCTCTTCGAGATCAACGAGGCCGCGCAGCTGGTCAGCGAGGCCGCCCACCCCGAGGCCAACATCATCTTCGGCGCCGTCATCGATGACGCGCTCGGCGACGAGGTACGGGTGACGGTCATCGCGGCGGGCTTCGACGGCGGACAGCCGCCGACCCGCCGGGAGAGCGCCATCGGTTCCGGCTCCGCCAAGCGTGAGGAGCCCGTGCCGGTGCGGGCCACCGAGGCACCCCGTTCGCTCGGCGGTCTCGGTGCGGTCACCCAGCGCGAGGAGACTCCGGTTCCGGTCGAGACGGAGCGTGCGAACGAGGCCCCGGCGGCGCCGGTCGCCCCGCCGCAGGTCCCGCCGGCCCGTCCCTACCAGGACAGCCAGGCCGAAGAGCTGGACGTACCGGACTTCTTGAAGTGA
- the ftsW gene encoding putative lipid II flippase FtsW, with product MPVKDRGGRGGTGTARRPSAVRRGSGPLGAGGSQLRRTYEQARSTLDRPLTAYYLLVGSALLITVLGLVMVYSASMIKALEISEPGSYFFRKQLFAAVLGGGLALVATRMPVKLHRAFAYPMLAGTVFLMVLVQVPGIGRSVNGNQNWISLGGPFMLQPSEFGKLALILWGADLLARKQEKKLLTQWKHMLVPLVPVAFMLLGLIMLGGDMGTAIILTAILFGLLWLAGAPTRMFAMVLGIAAVMTVLLIETSPNRMGRLACIGATDPGPQDQCWQAVHGIYALASGGWFGSGLGASVEKWGQLPEPHTDFIFAVTGEELGLAGTLSVLGLFAALGYAGIRVAGRTEDPFVRYAAGGVTTWITVQSVINIGAVLGLLPIAGVPLPLFSYGGSALLPTMFAVGLLIAFARSDPAARTALALRRPGVRWKSMRRRVKKRPSGER from the coding sequence ATGCCGGTCAAGGACAGAGGCGGGCGTGGCGGTACGGGGACGGCGCGCCGCCCGTCCGCGGTCCGGCGCGGCTCCGGACCGCTCGGCGCGGGCGGCAGCCAGCTGCGCCGCACCTACGAGCAGGCGCGGAGCACCCTGGACCGCCCTCTGACGGCCTACTACCTGCTGGTGGGCTCCGCCCTCCTGATCACGGTGCTCGGCCTGGTGATGGTCTACTCCGCCTCGATGATCAAGGCGCTCGAAATCTCCGAGCCCGGCTCGTACTTCTTCCGCAAACAGCTCTTCGCCGCAGTGCTCGGCGGAGGTCTCGCGCTCGTTGCGACCCGGATGCCGGTGAAGCTGCACCGGGCCTTCGCCTACCCGATGCTCGCGGGCACCGTCTTCCTGATGGTCCTCGTCCAGGTGCCGGGGATAGGGCGTTCGGTCAACGGCAACCAGAACTGGATCTCGCTGGGCGGCCCCTTCATGCTCCAGCCGAGCGAGTTCGGCAAGCTCGCCCTGATCCTCTGGGGAGCCGACCTGCTCGCCCGCAAGCAGGAGAAGAAGCTGCTCACGCAGTGGAAGCACATGCTCGTACCGCTCGTCCCCGTCGCCTTCATGCTGCTCGGACTGATCATGCTCGGCGGCGACATGGGTACGGCGATCATCCTCACCGCGATTCTCTTCGGGCTGCTGTGGCTGGCGGGGGCTCCCACCCGGATGTTCGCGATGGTGCTCGGTATCGCCGCGGTCATGACCGTGCTGCTGATCGAGACCAGCCCGAACCGGATGGGCAGGCTCGCCTGCATCGGTGCGACCGACCCGGGCCCGCAGGACCAGTGCTGGCAGGCGGTGCACGGAATCTACGCGCTCGCGTCCGGCGGCTGGTTCGGATCCGGACTGGGTGCGAGTGTGGAGAAATGGGGCCAACTCCCGGAGCCCCACACCGACTTCATCTTCGCCGTCACCGGTGAGGAACTGGGTCTTGCGGGGACTCTGTCGGTACTCGGCCTCTTCGCGGCTCTAGGCTATGCGGGTATCCGCGTGGCCGGACGCACGGAGGACCCCTTCGTGAGGTACGCAGCGGGAGGTGTGACCACCTGGATCACGGTCCAGTCCGTGATCAACATCGGTGCGGTGCTCGGTCTGCTGCCGATCGCCGGTGTCCCGCTCCCGCTGTTCTCCTACGGGGGCTCCGCCCTGCTGCCGACCATGTTCGCCGTCGGGCTGCTGATCGCCTTTGCGCGGTCGGACCCCGCAGCGAGAACGGCTCTGGCCTTGCGGAGGCCCGGGGTGAGATGGAAGTCGATGAGACGGCGCGTCAAGAAGCGTCCGTCCGGAGAGCGGTGA
- the pgeF gene encoding peptidoglycan editing factor PgeF — translation MSTNGAHFAFTDRWGGVSAVPYEELNLGGAVGDDPAAVVTNRELAARALGIDPARVVWMNQVHGREVAVVDGPWAQTRGDGAEIPATDAVVTARRGVPLAVLTADCVPVLLADPVAGVVAAAHAGRPGLVAGVVPAAVGAMVSLGADPARITARTGPAVCGRCYEVPADMRAEVARTVPEAWSETSWSTPAVDVTAGVLAQLSALGVADRRHSPVCTLESTDHFSYRRDRTTGRLAGYVWLD, via the coding sequence ATGTCTACGAACGGCGCGCACTTCGCTTTCACCGACAGGTGGGGCGGGGTGAGCGCCGTTCCGTACGAGGAGCTCAACCTCGGCGGAGCGGTCGGTGACGACCCGGCCGCGGTCGTGACGAACCGTGAACTCGCCGCGCGCGCACTGGGCATCGACCCGGCACGGGTCGTCTGGATGAACCAGGTGCACGGGCGCGAGGTCGCCGTGGTCGACGGCCCCTGGGCACAGACACGCGGCGACGGTGCGGAGATCCCGGCCACCGATGCCGTCGTGACGGCCCGCCGGGGAGTGCCGCTGGCGGTACTCACCGCCGACTGCGTCCCCGTACTGCTCGCCGACCCGGTCGCGGGGGTCGTGGCCGCCGCTCACGCGGGCCGTCCCGGACTGGTCGCCGGGGTCGTCCCGGCCGCGGTCGGTGCGATGGTCTCGCTCGGCGCCGACCCCGCACGGATCACGGCCCGCACGGGCCCGGCCGTCTGCGGCCGCTGCTATGAAGTGCCCGCCGACATGCGGGCCGAGGTCGCGCGGACCGTTCCCGAAGCCTGGTCGGAGACGAGCTGGTCCACTCCGGCGGTGGACGTCACCGCCGGAGTGCTCGCCCAGTTGTCGGCGCTCGGCGTCGCTGACCGGCGGCACTCGCCGGTCTGCACTCTGGAATCGACCGACCATTTCTCCTACCGTCGCGACCGCACCACTGGGCGGCTCGCCGGATATGTCTGGCTGGACTGA